In uncultured Bacteroides sp., one genomic interval encodes:
- a CDS encoding glycoside hydrolase family 3 C-terminal domain-containing protein, with amino-acid sequence MKMKFVYVAIAISLGVVSLKAQQKAVYLDDNQPIEARVKDALSRMTLEEKVKLCTAQSKFSSHGVPRLGIPEIWMSDGPHGVREEILWDSWGNAEWTNDSCTAFPALTCLAATWNPQMSAIYGKAVGEEARYRRKDILLGPGVNIYRTPLNGRNFEYMGEDPYLASKMVVPYVKGLQSNGVAACVKHYALNNQEVWRGSIDVQLSDRALYEIYLPAFKAAIVEGGSWSIMGSYNKVRGQHACHSDLLLNKILKGEWKFDGCVVTDWGGAHDTKEAVFNGLDIEMGSYTNGLSSGKNFAYDDYYLASAYLKGLKDGAYPMSTIDDKASRILRLIFRTAMNRNRPCGSFTSDEHYNAARTIAEEGIVLLKNESAKKKEAILPLNGNKYRSILVVGENAIRRLTEGGGSSVLKVKKEVSPLAGLQAKFGDKVKYTMGYASGKPVYDREVAPDFNTDSLHAEAVKQAANADLIIFVGGLNKNNFQDCENADRKSLALPFGQTELINDLLKVNKNMVVVLLSGNAVEMPWIKNIPSVLQAWYPGSESGNAIANIITGDVNPSGKLPFSFPVKLEDNAAHSFGTIAYPGDGVKEEYKEDILVGYRWHDTKKIPALFSFGHGLSYTQFKYGKAITDKKNISGTEEITVTIPVKNVGTVKGKEVVQLYIGDEKCSVIRPVKELKDFQKIELAPGEEKIVSFKIGKDALKFFNETLHDWVVEPGAFKVYIGSSSTDIRSIVNFVFN; translated from the coding sequence ATGAAAATGAAATTTGTATATGTTGCAATTGCCATTTCATTGGGAGTTGTTTCATTAAAAGCACAGCAAAAGGCTGTTTATCTGGACGATAATCAGCCTATTGAAGCCCGCGTCAAAGATGCATTGTCTAGAATGACATTGGAAGAAAAAGTTAAGCTTTGTACAGCTCAATCTAAATTTAGCAGTCATGGGGTGCCTCGTTTAGGCATACCCGAAATATGGATGAGTGATGGTCCTCATGGAGTTCGTGAAGAAATACTCTGGGATAGCTGGGGTAACGCAGAGTGGACAAATGATTCCTGTACTGCTTTCCCTGCACTGACCTGTCTGGCTGCTACATGGAATCCACAAATGTCTGCAATTTATGGTAAAGCTGTTGGTGAAGAGGCACGTTATCGCAGAAAAGATATACTATTGGGACCAGGTGTAAATATCTATCGTACACCATTAAACGGACGAAATTTTGAGTATATGGGCGAAGATCCATATCTTGCTTCCAAGATGGTAGTTCCTTATGTTAAGGGTTTGCAGTCTAATGGAGTTGCAGCTTGCGTAAAACATTATGCACTGAATAATCAGGAAGTTTGGCGTGGTAGTATAGACGTTCAGCTTAGTGACCGTGCACTTTATGAAATTTATCTTCCTGCATTTAAAGCCGCTATAGTTGAAGGAGGAAGTTGGAGTATTATGGGATCATATAATAAAGTTCGTGGGCAGCATGCCTGTCATAGCGATTTATTATTGAATAAAATATTGAAAGGAGAATGGAAATTTGATGGATGTGTGGTAACCGACTGGGGTGGAGCACATGATACAAAAGAAGCTGTATTCAATGGTTTGGATATAGAAATGGGATCTTACACTAACGGTCTTAGCTCCGGAAAGAATTTTGCTTATGATGATTATTATTTAGCTTCGGCATACCTTAAAGGTTTAAAGGATGGAGCTTATCCAATGAGTACTATTGATGATAAAGCCAGCAGAATACTTCGATTAATATTCCGCACAGCAATGAATCGTAATCGTCCATGCGGATCTTTTACCAGTGATGAACATTATAATGCAGCTCGTACCATTGCCGAAGAAGGTATTGTTTTATTAAAAAATGAGTCTGCTAAGAAGAAAGAAGCTATCCTTCCTTTAAATGGAAATAAATATCGCTCAATTCTTGTAGTGGGAGAGAATGCAATTCGTCGTTTAACAGAAGGTGGTGGATCATCTGTGCTGAAAGTGAAGAAGGAAGTTTCCCCATTGGCTGGCTTGCAAGCTAAGTTTGGTGATAAAGTGAAATATACAATGGGATATGCCTCTGGAAAACCTGTTTATGATCGCGAAGTTGCTCCCGATTTTAATACAGATTCTCTTCATGCAGAAGCTGTAAAACAGGCTGCAAATGCCGATTTGATAATTTTTGTAGGTGGATTGAATAAGAATAATTTCCAGGATTGCGAGAACGCTGATCGTAAATCACTAGCACTTCCTTTTGGACAAACTGAGCTGATCAATGATTTGTTAAAGGTCAATAAGAATATGGTAGTAGTTCTTTTAAGTGGTAATGCCGTTGAAATGCCATGGATTAAGAATATACCAAGTGTTTTGCAGGCGTGGTATCCGGGATCTGAATCGGGAAATGCTATAGCAAACATAATAACAGGTGATGTTAATCCAAGTGGGAAGCTTCCATTTTCATTCCCTGTAAAGCTGGAAGATAATGCTGCACATTCATTTGGAACTATTGCTTATCCGGGAGATGGTGTGAAGGAAGAATATAAAGAGGATATTCTGGTTGGTTATCGTTGGCATGATACTAAAAAGATTCCTGCTCTTTTTTCTTTCGGACATGGATTGAGTTACACTCAGTTTAAATATGGAAAGGCTATTACCGATAAGAAGAATATTTCGGGAACTGAAGAGATAACTGTAACCATTCCAGTTAAGAATGTTGGAACTGTTAAAGGTAAGGAAGTTGTTCAACTTTATATTGGTGATGAAAAGTGCAGTGTAATTCGTCCTGTAAAAGAATTGAAAGACTTTCAAAAGATAGAACTTGCTCCCGGAGAGGAAAAGATTGTTTCTTTTAAAATAGGAAAGGATGCTCTAAAATTCTTTAACGAGACATTACATGACTGGGTAGTAGAACCAGGTGCCTTTAAGGTGTATATTGGTTCTTCTTCGACAGATATTCGTTCTATAGTAAATTTTGTGTTTAACTAG
- a CDS encoding sugar-binding domain-containing protein, with protein sequence MKRYNLICPAITAFLILLSVSCYGATSRIISSFNNNWTFHLGEVKEAFSPNFNDNSWRVLNLPHDWAIEGKFSKDNPSGCGGGALPGGIGWYRKSFMIQSDVKGKKVFVDFDGVYMDSEVWINGTSLGKRPYGYISFRYDLTPYIKFGQKNVIAVRVDNSEQPNSRWYSGCGIYRNVWLTIANPVHVDQWGTYITTPKVSSRQATIALETKVKNDSKSVVTAQLSSFIMNSKGAEVKRAVSTLKIKPGVVEETKQAIDISNPELWTLENPYLYKVVTEVSVAGKVVDKYETPFGIRDFKFDAQRGFILNGVPTKIKGVCMHHDLGCLGAAVNTRAIQRQLEILKEMGCNGIRCSHNPPAPELLDLCDRMGFIVMDESFDMWRKKKTAHDYSRYFNEWHERDLTDHVLRDRNHPSIFMWSIGNEVLEQWTDANADTLDLQAANLLLNFKRDSKMLANRGDSMSVNSLLTLKLANMVKELDTTRPITAGNNEPDPNNHLFRSKALDIIGFNYHESYFKDVPRNFPGKPFIVTEATSGLMTRGYYRMPSDSMYIWPSRWDIPFFDESLSCSSYDNCHVPWGTTHEDSWRLVKNNDFISGMYVWTGFDYLGEPTPYNWPARSSYFGIVDLAGFPKDVYYMYQSEWTKKDVLHVFPHWNWKEGETVDLWAYYNNADEVELFLNGESQGIRKKGKDEFHVMWRLKFVPGTIKVVSRKNGIEVLSKEIKTAGAPAQITLSADRKQIKADGKDLSFVIVEVKDKDGNLCPNADNLINFSIEGEGVIVGVDNGSPISSESFKANFRKAFYGKCLVVIQSTENKGAITLKATSDNLKSNELFIKTLK encoded by the coding sequence ATGAAAAGATATAATCTTATTTGCCCGGCAATAACAGCTTTTTTAATACTCTTGTCTGTTTCGTGTTATGGTGCTACATCTCGTATTATATCTAGCTTCAATAACAACTGGACCTTTCATTTAGGTGAAGTGAAAGAAGCTTTCTCTCCAAATTTCAATGATAATTCGTGGCGTGTTCTGAATCTTCCTCACGATTGGGCTATAGAAGGAAAATTTAGTAAAGATAATCCTTCGGGTTGTGGAGGAGGAGCGTTGCCCGGTGGTATTGGCTGGTATCGCAAATCCTTTATGATACAATCTGATGTTAAAGGAAAAAAGGTCTTTGTAGACTTTGACGGCGTATATATGGATTCAGAAGTGTGGATAAACGGTACTTCTTTGGGAAAACGCCCTTATGGTTACATATCTTTCCGCTATGATCTTACTCCTTATATTAAGTTCGGCCAAAAAAACGTGATTGCTGTGAGAGTTGATAATAGTGAGCAACCAAACTCTCGCTGGTATTCAGGATGTGGAATCTACCGGAATGTATGGCTGACTATTGCCAATCCAGTTCATGTTGATCAATGGGGAACGTATATTACTACTCCAAAAGTTTCCAGTAGGCAGGCAACGATTGCTCTTGAAACAAAAGTGAAAAATGACTCAAAGTCTGTTGTTACTGCACAACTAAGTTCGTTTATAATGAATAGCAAGGGTGCAGAAGTTAAGAGAGCTGTCAGCACATTGAAAATAAAACCAGGAGTGGTCGAAGAAACAAAACAAGCTATTGATATATCCAATCCGGAACTTTGGACACTAGAGAATCCTTATTTATATAAGGTGGTAACTGAGGTAAGTGTTGCCGGAAAAGTTGTAGATAAATATGAGACTCCGTTTGGAATTCGCGATTTTAAATTCGATGCACAGAGAGGATTTATATTGAATGGTGTTCCAACAAAAATAAAAGGGGTGTGTATGCACCATGATTTAGGTTGTCTTGGTGCTGCTGTAAACACACGTGCCATTCAGCGTCAGCTTGAGATTCTGAAAGAAATGGGTTGTAACGGAATTCGTTGCTCGCATAATCCTCCAGCTCCAGAGCTACTGGATTTATGTGACCGCATGGGATTCATAGTAATGGATGAATCTTTTGATATGTGGCGTAAGAAAAAGACAGCGCACGATTATTCGCGCTATTTTAATGAGTGGCACGAACGTGATTTGACGGATCATGTTCTTCGTGATCGCAATCATCCTTCTATTTTTATGTGGAGTATCGGCAATGAAGTCTTGGAGCAATGGACGGATGCCAACGCTGATACTCTGGATCTTCAGGCTGCAAATTTATTATTGAACTTTAAGCGAGATTCAAAAATGCTTGCCAATAGGGGAGATTCCATGAGTGTAAATTCCTTGCTTACCTTAAAACTAGCCAATATGGTTAAGGAGTTGGATACTACACGTCCAATTACTGCCGGAAATAATGAGCCGGATCCCAATAATCATCTTTTCCGTTCTAAAGCATTGGATATTATTGGATTTAATTACCATGAATCATACTTTAAGGATGTTCCCAGGAATTTTCCGGGCAAACCGTTTATCGTAACAGAAGCAACTTCCGGACTAATGACACGTGGGTATTATCGCATGCCAAGTGATAGTATGTATATATGGCCTTCTCGTTGGGATATACCTTTCTTTGATGAGTCATTATCCTGTTCTTCGTATGATAATTGTCATGTGCCTTGGGGAACTACTCATGAAGATAGCTGGAGATTGGTGAAGAATAATGATTTTATTAGCGGAATGTATGTGTGGACAGGTTTTGATTACCTTGGAGAACCAACTCCTTACAACTGGCCTGCCCGCAGTTCTTATTTTGGAATTGTAGATCTTGCCGGATTCCCAAAGGATGTATATTATATGTATCAGTCCGAATGGACTAAAAAAGACGTTCTTCACGTTTTTCCTCATTGGAATTGGAAGGAAGGTGAAACGGTTGACCTTTGGGCATACTATAATAATGCTGATGAAGTAGAACTTTTCCTTAACGGCGAATCTCAAGGAATAAGAAAAAAAGGAAAAGATGAGTTTCATGTAATGTGGCGATTGAAGTTTGTTCCTGGAACAATTAAAGTCGTTTCTCGTAAAAATGGAATAGAAGTATTAAGTAAGGAGATAAAAACAGCAGGTGCTCCAGCTCAGATTACTTTGTCGGCCGATAGAAAACAGATTAAAGCAGACGGTAAAGATCTTAGCTTTGTGATTGTAGAGGTAAAAGATAAAGATGGAAACCTCTGTCCTAATGCTGATAATCTGATTAATTTTAGCATTGAGGGAGAAGGGGTTATTGTAGGAGTTGATAATGGTAGCCCCATAAGCAGTGAAAGTTTCAAGGCTAATTTTCGGAAGGCCTTCTATGGTAAATGTCTGGTAGTAATCCAGTCAACTGAAAATAAAGGGGCTATCACACTAAAAGCAACGTCAGATAATCTGAAAAGTAACGAACTGTTTATTAAAACATTAAAATAA
- a CDS encoding TIM-barrel domain-containing protein has product MLFMSFVKPDFEKTADGLIVRIKKEKSFGLNQVRLQVINDKIIHVSATPDDKFSNENSLIVVPQIGKKTPFIVEEKNNCAVLSTASLKAFVNLKTGEVNFTDTKGNSVLRENKGGGKSFTPIEVEGTKGYTMRQVFESPDDEAFYGLGQHQSDEFNYKGKNESLFQYNTKVSVPFVLSNKNYGILWDNYSLSKFGDDREYAQLDQFKLFDANGKEGGLTATYVPDARSGKATVTRTESTVDYEDIKTIKNLPANFPFDGANVTYAGELEANESAVYRFWLYYAGYTEVYINNVKVVQERWRTAWNPNSYKFTVNLEKGKRVPIRIEWKPDGGVSYMALKALSPVPDSEQNKLALYSEMGNEINYYFIKGKNMDDVIGGYRKLTGKSQIMPKWAMGYWQSRERYKTQDELLGVLKEFRKRQIPIDNIVLDWNYWPEDAWGSHDFDLKRFPDAKAMVDSVHQMNAKIMISVWPKFYATTANYKEFDKNGWMYHQAVKDSIRDWVGPGYVGSFYDPYSIGARKLFWEQMREKLYTKGIDAWWMDASEPNVRDCTDMEYRKKLCGPTSLGPSTKYFNTYALMNAQAIYEGQRGVDPDKRVFLLTRSGFAGLQRYSTATWSGDIATRWEDMKAQISAGLNFSMAGIPYWTMDIGGFCVEKRYEKGQHVFDKTGNENADLKEWRELNTRWYQFGAFAPLFRAHGQFPYREVYNIAPDNHPAYQSIVYYTKLRYSMMPYIYSLAGMTYFKDYTIMRALVMDFEKDVKVNNIGDQYMFGPALMVCPVYQYGSRSREIYFPETTGWYDFYTGKYIRGGQKLNIDALYERIPLFVREGAIIPFGPDMQYSNEKPADKITLFVYSGKDGSFKLYEDEGDNYNYEKGKYAAIEFTYNELSKTLVIGDRKGEFNGMLKNRTFNVVYVNQANPKAFDLKVKGKTVKYNGTKQVIKL; this is encoded by the coding sequence ATGTTGTTTATGTCTTTTGTGAAACCAGATTTTGAAAAAACAGCAGATGGGCTTATTGTACGTATAAAGAAGGAAAAAAGCTTCGGCTTGAATCAAGTAAGATTGCAGGTTATTAATGATAAAATAATTCATGTGTCTGCAACTCCTGATGATAAATTTTCGAACGAAAATAGCTTGATTGTTGTACCTCAAATCGGAAAGAAGACTCCTTTTATTGTTGAAGAAAAGAATAATTGTGCGGTTCTTTCCACTGCTTCTTTAAAGGCTTTTGTAAATTTAAAGACTGGTGAAGTTAATTTCACAGATACAAAAGGAAACTCTGTTCTTCGTGAAAATAAAGGCGGAGGCAAATCTTTTACTCCAATCGAAGTGGAGGGTACCAAAGGTTATACTATGCGTCAGGTTTTTGAATCTCCCGATGATGAAGCTTTCTACGGACTAGGACAACATCAGTCTGATGAATTTAATTATAAAGGTAAGAATGAATCTCTTTTTCAGTATAACACGAAAGTGTCTGTGCCTTTTGTTCTCTCAAACAAAAATTATGGGATTTTGTGGGATAACTACTCCTTGAGTAAATTTGGTGATGATCGTGAATATGCTCAGCTAGATCAATTTAAACTTTTTGATGCAAATGGTAAAGAGGGAGGGTTGACTGCTACTTATGTTCCCGATGCGAGGAGTGGGAAAGCTACTGTGACCCGTACGGAATCTACTGTTGATTATGAAGATATTAAAACAATAAAGAATCTTCCGGCTAATTTCCCGTTTGATGGCGCCAATGTAACTTACGCTGGTGAGCTTGAGGCTAATGAAAGCGCAGTTTATCGTTTCTGGTTGTACTATGCAGGTTATACTGAAGTATATATTAATAATGTAAAGGTTGTTCAGGAACGCTGGCGTACTGCATGGAATCCTAATAGCTATAAGTTTACTGTGAATCTGGAAAAAGGGAAACGTGTTCCAATACGAATTGAATGGAAACCTGATGGTGGCGTTTCTTATATGGCTTTGAAAGCATTGAGTCCTGTTCCGGACAGTGAACAGAACAAACTGGCTCTTTATAGTGAAATGGGTAATGAGATAAATTACTATTTCATTAAGGGTAAAAATATGGATGATGTGATTGGCGGGTATCGTAAGCTGACCGGCAAATCTCAGATTATGCCAAAGTGGGCAATGGGATACTGGCAAAGTCGTGAGCGTTATAAAACTCAGGATGAATTGCTGGGGGTATTGAAAGAATTCCGTAAACGCCAGATTCCTATTGATAATATTGTGCTCGACTGGAATTACTGGCCGGAAGATGCGTGGGGAAGTCACGATTTTGATTTGAAACGTTTCCCGGATGCAAAAGCTATGGTTGATTCTGTTCATCAGATGAATGCAAAGATTATGATTTCGGTTTGGCCTAAATTCTATGCTACTACAGCAAATTATAAGGAATTCGACAAGAATGGATGGATGTATCATCAAGCTGTTAAAGATAGTATTCGTGACTGGGTTGGACCGGGTTATGTTGGTTCTTTCTATGATCCTTATTCTATTGGCGCCCGTAAACTTTTCTGGGAACAGATGAGAGAAAAACTTTACACAAAGGGTATTGATGCATGGTGGATGGATGCTTCCGAACCTAATGTTCGGGATTGTACAGATATGGAATACCGAAAGAAATTGTGTGGTCCTACTTCTTTGGGCCCTTCAACTAAATATTTCAATACGTATGCCTTGATGAATGCGCAGGCAATTTATGAAGGACAAAGAGGGGTGGATCCTGATAAGCGTGTTTTCCTTTTAACCCGTTCGGGATTTGCCGGACTGCAACGTTATTCTACTGCTACATGGAGTGGAGATATTGCAACCCGATGGGAAGATATGAAGGCGCAAATTTCTGCGGGGCTTAATTTCTCAATGGCTGGTATACCTTATTGGACTATGGACATTGGAGGTTTCTGCGTAGAAAAAAGATATGAAAAGGGTCAGCATGTGTTTGATAAGACCGGAAATGAAAATGCCGACCTGAAAGAGTGGCGTGAACTTAACACCCGCTGGTATCAGTTTGGTGCATTTGCTCCTTTGTTCAGGGCTCATGGTCAGTTCCCATACCGTGAAGTATATAATATAGCCCCTGATAATCATCCTGCTTATCAGTCAATAGTGTATTATACCAAGCTACGCTATAGTATGATGCCATATATTTATTCACTTGCCGGGATGACTTATTTCAAGGATTATACTATTATGCGTGCCTTGGTGATGGATTTTGAAAAGGATGTTAAGGTTAATAATATTGGTGATCAGTATATGTTTGGCCCTGCGCTGATGGTTTGTCCGGTGTATCAATATGGATCTCGTTCACGAGAAATCTATTTCCCAGAAACAACCGGATGGTACGACTTCTATACCGGTAAGTATATTCGCGGAGGACAAAAGTTGAATATTGATGCTCTTTACGAACGAATTCCTCTTTTTGTTCGCGAAGGTGCTATCATTCCTTTTGGTCCAGATATGCAGTATTCAAATGAAAAGCCTGCTGATAAGATAACATTATTCGTATATAGTGGTAAAGATGGCTCTTTTAAATTGTATGAAGATGAAGGCGATAATTATAATTATGAAAAAGGTAAATATGCTGCTATTGAATTTACCTACAATGAACTTTCAAAAACGTTGGTAATTGGCGATAGAAAAGGAGAATTTAATGGAATGCTGAAAAACCGTACGTTTAATGTGGTGTATGTTAATCAGGCTAACCCTAAAGCATTTGACTTAAAAGTAAAGGGCAAGACGGTAAAATATAACGGCACTAAGCAGGTTATTAAATTATAA
- a CDS encoding aldose epimerase family protein gives MINTSMTHNNLSGLKREDFQKTINGKSTDLFILKNKNGMEIAVTNYGAATLSIMTPDKNGNYSNVILGHDSIDNVVNSPEPFLSTTIGRYGNRIAKGKFTLCGVEYTLATNNGPNSLHGGPKGFHAVVWDAEQKDDQTVEFKYTAQDGEEGFPGKLDVIMTYSLTDENEFKISYKAKTDKTTLVNLTNHGFFNLAGIANPTPTVLNNILTINADHYTPIDDVCIPFGEIAKVEGTPLDFRAPHIVGDRINDKHQQIENGAGYDHCFVLNKEEAGQLSFAVKCVEPNSGRFMEVYTTEPGVQLYSGNWLNGFTGAHGATFPARSAICFEAQLFPDTPNNPHFPSATLNPGEEYTQVTIYKFGVEK, from the coding sequence ATGATAAACACTTCTATGACTCACAATAACCTATCAGGCCTTAAGCGTGAGGATTTTCAAAAAACAATAAACGGTAAATCAACTGATTTATTTATTCTAAAAAACAAAAATGGTATGGAAATAGCAGTTACTAATTATGGTGCTGCAACATTATCCATTATGACTCCGGATAAAAACGGAAACTACTCAAATGTTATTCTTGGACACGACAGTATAGACAATGTAGTAAATAGTCCTGAACCATTTCTTAGCACTACTATCGGACGATACGGTAACAGAATTGCCAAAGGAAAATTTACTTTATGCGGTGTTGAATATACACTTGCCACTAATAACGGACCTAACTCCCTGCATGGTGGACCAAAAGGATTTCATGCAGTAGTATGGGATGCTGAACAAAAAGATGATCAGACTGTAGAATTTAAATATACAGCCCAGGATGGTGAAGAAGGATTCCCAGGGAAACTGGATGTAATTATGACTTATTCATTAACAGATGAAAATGAATTCAAAATAAGTTATAAAGCAAAGACAGACAAAACAACCCTCGTAAATCTAACCAATCACGGTTTCTTCAACCTAGCCGGCATAGCCAATCCTACCCCTACCGTTCTCAACAACATTCTTACAATAAACGCAGACCATTATACTCCTATTGATGATGTATGCATTCCTTTTGGAGAAATAGCAAAAGTAGAAGGTACTCCTCTTGATTTCAGAGCTCCTCATATTGTAGGCGATCGTATTAATGACAAACATCAGCAAATTGAAAACGGAGCAGGATATGACCATTGCTTTGTTTTAAATAAGGAAGAAGCCGGACAACTTAGCTTTGCAGTGAAATGTGTTGAACCAAACAGCGGAAGATTCATGGAAGTATATACAACCGAACCGGGTGTACAACTTTATTCTGGCAATTGGCTGAATGGTTTCACCGGAGCTCATGGAGCTACTTTCCCTGCAAGAAGTGCAATATGCTTTGAAGCACAATTATTCCCAGATACTCCTAATAACCCTCATTTCCCTTCAGCTACTCTGAATCCGGGAGAAGAGTATACTCAAGTAACCATTTACAAATTTGGAGTAGAAAAATAA
- a CDS encoding MFS transporter: protein MSNQQKNYVLPIAMMFALFAMVSFVTGLTNPLGIIVKNQFDAPNWMTQLGNAANFIAYAFMGIPAGMMLKKIGYKKTALAAIAVGFVGVGIQFLSGEVSSFGVYLAGAFISGFSMCMLNTVVNPMLNTLGGGGKKGNQLIQFGGCGNSISATIVPILVGYLIGDAARAQISDAAPALFIAMGVFALAFFVLATMSIPEPHKESATEKKEKETHSALSFRHFLLGTVAIFVYVGVEVGIPNFVNLFLTTGADANGAKGIGMDAAMAGSICGTYWFLMMIGRFVGGAVGAKFSSKTQLTFVSSIALIFLLVGMFAPTETMVSMPVFKSDISFGMTTVPVGVMFFILCGFCTSIMWGGIFNLAVEGIGKYTAMGSGLFMVMVCGGGILPLIQGALADITSSYLMSFWIVFAGVGYIFYYAIIGSKNVNKDIPVE, encoded by the coding sequence ATGTCTAATCAACAGAAAAATTATGTATTGCCTATAGCAATGATGTTTGCTCTTTTTGCAATGGTTTCTTTTGTAACCGGTCTTACTAATCCACTTGGTATAATTGTAAAAAATCAGTTTGATGCTCCTAACTGGATGACCCAACTAGGTAATGCTGCAAACTTTATAGCTTACGCCTTCATGGGAATCCCAGCCGGTATGATGCTAAAGAAAATTGGTTATAAGAAAACAGCTCTAGCAGCAATCGCAGTAGGTTTCGTCGGCGTAGGTATTCAATTCTTATCTGGTGAAGTAAGCAGCTTTGGTGTTTATCTGGCAGGTGCATTTATTTCAGGTTTCTCTATGTGTATGTTGAATACAGTAGTAAATCCAATGCTTAACACTTTAGGTGGTGGTGGCAAAAAAGGTAACCAGTTAATCCAGTTCGGTGGATGCGGTAACTCAATTTCTGCTACTATCGTTCCTATTCTTGTAGGTTACCTGATTGGTGATGCAGCGCGAGCACAGATCAGTGATGCAGCTCCTGCATTATTTATAGCAATGGGTGTATTTGCTTTGGCATTCTTTGTATTGGCTACTATGAGTATCCCTGAACCACACAAAGAATCTGCAACAGAGAAGAAAGAAAAAGAAACACACAGCGCATTATCATTCCGTCACTTCTTATTAGGAACAGTAGCTATCTTCGTTTATGTAGGTGTTGAAGTTGGTATTCCTAACTTTGTAAACTTATTCCTTACTACAGGAGCTGATGCAAACGGCGCTAAAGGTATTGGTATGGATGCAGCTATGGCTGGTTCAATCTGCGGTACATATTGGTTCTTAATGATGATTGGTCGTTTCGTTGGTGGAGCTGTCGGAGCTAAGTTCTCTAGTAAAACACAGCTTACTTTTGTTAGTTCAATTGCTTTAATATTCTTATTAGTTGGAATGTTTGCACCTACAGAAACTATGGTTTCTATGCCTGTATTTAAATCAGATATCAGCTTTGGTATGACAACTGTACCAGTTGGTGTTATGTTTTTCATTCTTTGTGGATTCTGTACATCAATCATGTGGGGAGGTATTTTCAACCTTGCAGTAGAGGGTATTGGTAAATACACAGCTATGGGTTCAGGTTTATTCATGGTAATGGTTTGTGGTGGAGGTATCCTTCCTTTGATCCAGGGAGCATTAGCAGACATTACTAGCAGCTACTTAATGAGCTTCTGGATTGTATTTGCTGGTGTTGGTTACATCTTCTACTACGCAATTATTGGTAGCAAAAACGTAAACAAGGATATTCCTGTTGAATAA